One genomic region from Curtobacterium sp. 9128 encodes:
- the rocD gene encoding ornithine--oxo-acid transaminase: MTGSSTALGTKTAAALAVEDRALAHNYSPLPVVIASGDGAWVTDVDGKRYLDGLAAYSAVNFGHGNARLLDAARAQLDRVTLTSRAFVNDQLGPFAAGLVELTGTDMVLPMNTGAEAVESAIKVSRAWGYRVKGVPQGKATIIVASGNFHGRTTTIISFSDDPVAHDDFGPYTPGFRTVPYGDASALRDAMDDTVVAVLVEPIQGEGGVVIPPADYLPSVRAICDEFGALFVADEIQSGLGRTGHTLAVSRVDVRPDLITLGKALGGGIVPVSAVVGSRDVLGVLRPGEHGSTFGGNPLAAAVGSEVVAMLGEGTFQQRALAGEPVLRGLLDDLVGKGVVTHRVAGLWAGIDIDPALGTGKEIATAMAERGVLVKDTHGSTIRFAPPLVVTDDEIATAIGALESVLRDRN, from the coding sequence ATGACCGGGTCCAGCACCGCGCTCGGCACGAAGACGGCCGCGGCGCTCGCCGTCGAGGACCGCGCCCTCGCGCACAACTACAGCCCGCTGCCCGTCGTCATCGCGTCGGGCGACGGCGCGTGGGTGACGGACGTCGACGGCAAGCGGTACCTGGACGGTCTCGCGGCGTACTCCGCCGTGAACTTCGGGCACGGCAACGCCAGGCTGCTCGATGCCGCACGCGCGCAGCTCGACCGCGTCACGCTGACCAGCCGCGCGTTCGTGAACGACCAACTCGGGCCCTTCGCCGCGGGGCTCGTCGAGCTGACGGGCACCGACATGGTGCTCCCGATGAACACCGGGGCCGAGGCCGTCGAGTCCGCGATCAAGGTGTCGCGGGCCTGGGGCTACCGGGTGAAGGGCGTGCCGCAGGGCAAGGCCACGATCATCGTCGCGTCGGGGAACTTCCACGGCCGGACGACGACGATCATCTCGTTCTCGGACGACCCGGTCGCGCACGACGACTTCGGGCCGTACACGCCGGGGTTCCGGACGGTGCCGTACGGCGACGCGTCGGCGCTGCGGGACGCGATGGACGACACCGTCGTCGCCGTGCTCGTCGAGCCGATCCAGGGCGAGGGCGGCGTGGTCATCCCGCCCGCGGACTACCTGCCGTCGGTCCGGGCGATCTGCGACGAGTTCGGCGCGCTGTTCGTCGCCGACGAGATCCAGTCTGGGCTCGGGCGGACCGGGCACACCCTCGCGGTGTCGCGCGTCGACGTCCGTCCCGACCTCATCACGCTCGGCAAGGCACTCGGTGGCGGGATCGTCCCCGTGTCCGCGGTGGTCGGCTCCCGCGATGTGCTCGGCGTCCTGCGCCCAGGGGAGCACGGCTCCACGTTCGGCGGGAACCCCCTGGCCGCGGCGGTCGGCTCCGAGGTCGTCGCGATGCTCGGTGAGGGCACCTTCCAGCAGCGGGCACTCGCCGGCGAGCCGGTCCTCCGTGGGCTGCTCGACGACCTGGTCGGCAAGGGTGTCGTGACGCACCGCGTCGCCGGGCTCTGGGCGGGCATCGACATCGACCCGGCACTTGGCACCGGCAAGGAGATCGCGACGGCGATGGCCGAGCGCGGGGTGCTCGTCAAGGACACCCACGGGTCGACGATCCGCTTCGCGCCGCCGCTCGTCGTGACCGACGACGAGATCGCCACGGCGATCGGGGCCCTGGAGTCGGTCCTGCGCGACCGCAACTGA
- a CDS encoding SDR family oxidoreductase — MTSNGASVLFIGGSGVISAACVHEAVSQGIDVTVLNRGTTDARQLPDAVTRLRADVSDRAALADALGDRHFDAVVNWIAFTPDQVQADIDFFAGRTNQYVFISSASAYQTPATHLPITESTPLKNPYWQYSRDKIACEELLVQAYREQDFPVTIVRPSHTYDETKLPLTGGWTAVARMRAGKPIIITGDGSSLWTLTHSRDFAVGFTGLLDRDEAIGEAFTITSDEAPTWNAIARTIADAAGVDDLKIVHVPADAIAAADAEWGAALLGDKANSSVFDNSKIRGLVPWYRPRTTYRQGAREVIAWFEAHPEAQVVDERLDSLMDELAERWAV, encoded by the coding sequence ATGACCAGCAACGGAGCGAGTGTCCTGTTCATCGGCGGAAGCGGCGTCATCAGCGCGGCCTGCGTGCACGAGGCGGTGTCGCAGGGCATCGACGTCACGGTGCTGAACCGCGGCACCACCGACGCGCGGCAGCTGCCCGACGCCGTCACCCGGCTCCGCGCCGACGTCTCCGACCGGGCGGCGCTGGCGGACGCCCTCGGCGATCGACACTTCGACGCCGTCGTCAACTGGATCGCCTTCACGCCGGACCAGGTGCAGGCCGACATCGACTTCTTCGCCGGCCGGACAAACCAGTACGTCTTCATCAGCTCGGCCTCGGCGTACCAGACCCCCGCGACGCACCTGCCGATCACCGAGTCGACCCCGCTGAAGAACCCCTACTGGCAGTACTCCCGCGACAAGATCGCCTGCGAGGAACTGCTCGTGCAGGCGTACCGCGAGCAGGACTTCCCGGTGACGATCGTCCGCCCGTCGCACACCTACGACGAGACGAAGCTCCCCCTCACCGGCGGGTGGACCGCTGTCGCCCGGATGCGCGCCGGCAAGCCGATCATCATCACGGGCGACGGAAGCTCGCTCTGGACCCTGACGCACAGCCGCGACTTCGCCGTCGGGTTCACCGGTCTGCTCGACCGCGACGAGGCGATCGGCGAGGCGTTCACGATCACGAGCGACGAGGCCCCGACGTGGAACGCCATCGCGCGGACGATCGCCGACGCGGCCGGGGTCGACGACCTGAAGATCGTGCACGTTCCAGCAGACGCGATCGCCGCGGCTGACGCCGAGTGGGGCGCAGCGCTGCTCGGCGACAAGGCCAACAGCTCGGTGTTCGACAACAGCAAGATCCGCGGGCTCGTGCCCTGGTACCGCCCGCGCACGACGTACCGGCAAGGTGCTCGCGAGGTCATCGCCTGGTTCGAGGCACACCCGGAAGCCCAGGTCGTCGACGAGCGACTCGACTCGCTGATGGACGAGCTCGCGGAGCGCTGGGCGGTCTGA
- a CDS encoding aldo/keto reductase family protein, translated as MEYRYLGNSGLKVSEITYGNWLTHASQVENDAAIACVRAALDVGISTFDTADVYANTGAETVLGEALKGERRQSLEIATKVFGPTGPKQHNDTGLSRKHILESIDGSLGRLQTDYVDLYQAHRFDYETPLEETMQAFADVVRQGKVLYVGVSEWTAEQLRAGAALAKELGFQLISNQPQYSALWRVIEGEVVPTSKELGISQIVWSPIAQGVLTGKYKPGQPLPEGSRATDDKGGADMIKRFMRDEVLSSVQELEPIAKELDLSMAQLAVAWVLQNENVASAIIGASRPEQVQDNAGAAGVTIPAELLSRIDDVLGGVVERDPAKTNDSSPKTREA; from the coding sequence ATGGAGTACCGCTACCTCGGCAACTCGGGCCTCAAGGTCTCCGAGATCACCTACGGCAACTGGCTGACCCACGCGTCCCAGGTCGAGAACGACGCCGCCATCGCCTGCGTCCGGGCAGCGCTCGACGTCGGCATCTCGACGTTCGACACCGCCGATGTGTACGCCAACACCGGTGCCGAGACCGTCCTCGGCGAGGCACTCAAGGGCGAACGCCGGCAGTCGCTCGAGATCGCCACGAAGGTCTTCGGGCCGACCGGACCCAAGCAGCACAACGACACGGGGTTGTCGCGGAAGCACATCCTCGAGTCGATCGACGGCTCGCTCGGTCGCCTGCAGACGGACTACGTCGACCTGTACCAGGCGCACCGCTTCGACTACGAGACCCCGCTCGAGGAGACGATGCAGGCCTTCGCTGATGTCGTCCGGCAAGGCAAGGTGCTCTACGTCGGCGTCTCCGAATGGACCGCCGAGCAGCTGCGCGCGGGTGCGGCGCTGGCGAAGGAGCTCGGCTTCCAGCTCATCTCGAACCAGCCGCAGTACTCGGCGCTCTGGCGGGTCATCGAGGGCGAGGTCGTCCCGACCTCGAAGGAACTCGGCATCTCGCAGATCGTCTGGTCGCCGATCGCGCAGGGCGTGCTCACGGGCAAGTACAAGCCGGGCCAGCCGCTGCCCGAGGGCTCGCGTGCCACCGACGACAAGGGCGGCGCGGACATGATCAAGCGGTTCATGCGCGACGAGGTGCTGTCGTCGGTGCAGGAGCTCGAGCCCATCGCGAAGGAGCTCGACCTGTCCATGGCGCAGCTCGCGGTCGCGTGGGTGCTGCAGAACGAGAACGTCGCGTCGGCGATCATCGGCGCATCGCGTCCGGAGCAGGTGCAGGACAACGCCGGCGCCGCGGGGGTCACGATCCCGGCAGAGCTGCTCTCGCGGATCGACGACGTCCTGGGCGGCGTCGTCGAGCGGGACCCGGCGAAGACGAACGACAGCTCGCCGAA